In Spirochaetales bacterium, one genomic interval encodes:
- a CDS encoding TRAP transporter small permease translates to MTATMLTSLLKKVVYILAAIAGCGIAAMIGITCCDVILRIFGSGLIGAFDLVRITFVVTIACGLPYVTSVKGHVAIEFFFHKLPEKGRVIVDTGIRILSVLLFGLLAWQSVQYGLSLFRSGEVTPTLQVPIFWLGFLICLDCVVVMFVILYHLFHPGKVLIEP, encoded by the coding sequence ATGACGGCAACTATGTTGACATCGTTACTCAAAAAAGTCGTTTATATCCTCGCGGCGATTGCCGGGTGCGGTATTGCCGCGATGATCGGCATCACCTGTTGCGATGTGATCCTGAGGATTTTCGGTTCGGGGCTGATCGGCGCCTTCGATCTGGTCAGGATTACCTTTGTCGTCACCATCGCGTGCGGACTTCCTTATGTGACATCGGTGAAAGGCCATGTGGCGATCGAGTTCTTTTTTCACAAGCTGCCGGAAAAGGGGAGGGTGATTGTCGATACGGGCATCCGGATCCTGAGTGTGCTTCTTTTCGGACTACTTGCATGGCAGAGTGTTCAATACGGACTGTCGCTCTTCCGGTCGGGGGAGGTCACCCCGACGCTTCAGGTTCCCATTTTCTGGCTCGGTTTCCTTATTTGCCTTGACTGTGTCGTTGTTATGTTCGTCATCCTCTACCACCTCTTTCATCCCGGAAAGGTGTTGATAGAACCATGA
- a CDS encoding TRAP transporter substrate-binding protein, with protein MKKTDVISLLFVFLIISGCSGNKEEKTIELTYSIFFPPSHIQCVTAEDWAKEIEKRTGGKVKITMFPGGALTNATQCYDGVVNGISDIGMSCFAYTRGRFPFLEGIDLPLGYPDGKTATRIANAVVDTFKPAEVGDTHVLYLHAHGPGMLASNKPIRTMEDLAGLKVRATGLSSKIVQSLGGVPVGMSQSETYEALQKGVADATLCPIETLKGWKQGEVISYITDTSVIGYTTAMFVVMNKQAWEKLSAKTQAVITAVSGEWIEKHGEAWDTADREGKAFVDELGKETISLSAEEKARFREAVSGLVRDYIDQAEKAGLPGGELISDIRAMLDAQ; from the coding sequence ATGAAAAAAACGGACGTCATATCACTTTTATTTGTCTTCCTGATAATATCAGGCTGTAGCGGTAATAAGGAAGAGAAAACGATCGAACTCACGTACAGCATCTTTTTTCCCCCGTCTCATATTCAATGTGTTACCGCAGAGGATTGGGCGAAGGAAATAGAAAAAAGGACAGGGGGAAAGGTTAAAATAACAATGTTCCCCGGTGGGGCACTGACGAACGCGACCCAATGTTATGACGGCGTCGTCAATGGAATTTCCGATATCGGGATGAGTTGTTTCGCATACACGCGGGGAAGGTTTCCGTTTCTCGAAGGCATTGATCTGCCGCTGGGGTACCCGGACGGAAAAACGGCAACCCGTATCGCAAACGCGGTCGTCGACACATTCAAGCCGGCGGAAGTCGGCGACACCCATGTCCTTTACCTCCATGCCCACGGACCCGGTATGCTGGCAAGCAACAAGCCGATACGGACGATGGAAGACCTCGCGGGCCTGAAAGTGCGGGCGACCGGGCTTTCGTCTAAAATCGTTCAGAGTCTCGGCGGGGTGCCTGTAGGGATGAGCCAGTCAGAAACATATGAAGCCCTCCAGAAGGGGGTTGCCGACGCGACACTCTGTCCGATCGAAACATTGAAGGGGTGGAAACAGGGAGAGGTCATTTCATATATCACCGATACATCGGTCATCGGGTATACGACCGCCATGTTCGTCGTGATGAACAAGCAGGCATGGGAAAAGCTTTCCGCAAAAACACAAGCCGTTATTACCGCGGTAAGCGGGGAATGGATCGAAAAGCATGGTGAGGCATGGGATACCGCGGACAGGGAAGGAAAGGCATTTGTCGATGAACTGGGAAAAGAGACGATCAGCCTGAGTGCGGAAGAGAAGGCACGTTTCAGGGAAGCGGTCTCCGGGCTGGTTCGGGATTATATCGATCAGGCGGAGAAAGCGGGGCTTCCCGGAGGAGAACTCATTAGCGATATCAGGGCGATGCTGGACGCGCAATAA
- a CDS encoding galactokinase has protein sequence MKPDTIKKDLKEGTALFDTLTALYGESRFEAQPERYSRLCGEYLAHFGDSDRDTGIFSTPGRTEIGGNHTDHNHGRIIAAGIDIDTIAAAGKRDDGIITVRSDGYRDGFVVDCGDLDVRPRETQTTNALIRGIAAGMRASGYRIGGFNAYVNSDIGTGSGLSSSASFEILIATILNSLYNNGDIGRKELALIAQKAENEYFGKPCGLMDQLACAYGGIVAVDFLDPAEPVVEKLDFDFSRHGYCLAVVETGGSHADLTGEYAAIPGEMASVALAFGKSWLRDIESEAVIIDTVRSLSGTLSDRAILRAIHFFRENARVEKQTDSLKKGDLSEFLRLVRASGDSSFKWLQNCYVSSNSDRQPIPLALACTEIFIETRGEGACRVHGGGFAGTVLVFLPRRDLTDYSRYMKRIFSGNPVAELTIRKQGTLRIV, from the coding sequence ATGAAACCTGATACAATAAAAAAAGACCTGAAAGAGGGAACGGCCCTCTTCGATACACTTACGGCATTATACGGAGAAAGCCGTTTTGAAGCCCAGCCGGAACGTTATTCCCGGTTATGCGGAGAATATCTTGCTCACTTTGGCGATTCTGATCGCGATACCGGCATATTCAGCACGCCGGGCCGGACTGAAATCGGGGGAAATCATACCGACCATAACCACGGCAGGATAATTGCCGCCGGCATTGATATCGATACCATCGCCGCGGCCGGAAAAAGAGACGACGGTATTATCACCGTCCGTTCGGACGGATACCGGGACGGGTTTGTCGTCGATTGCGGCGATCTGGATGTAAGGCCACGGGAAACACAGACAACGAACGCGTTGATCCGCGGTATTGCGGCCGGGATGAGGGCATCGGGATACAGGATCGGCGGCTTTAACGCATATGTAAACAGCGATATCGGGACGGGATCCGGGCTGAGTTCCTCCGCATCATTTGAAATACTGATCGCCACTATCCTCAACTCGCTCTACAATAATGGCGATATCGGCCGGAAGGAACTCGCCCTTATCGCGCAAAAAGCGGAAAACGAGTACTTCGGAAAACCGTGCGGCCTCATGGATCAGCTCGCCTGCGCATATGGCGGGATCGTGGCTGTCGATTTCCTCGATCCGGCGGAACCCGTGGTCGAAAAACTCGACTTCGATTTTTCCCGCCACGGTTACTGCCTCGCCGTCGTTGAGACGGGCGGAAGTCATGCCGATCTGACGGGTGAATACGCTGCTATCCCCGGAGAAATGGCTTCCGTCGCGCTGGCTTTCGGGAAATCCTGGTTGCGTGACATTGAAAGCGAGGCCGTGATCATCGATACCGTCCGGTCACTCAGCGGGACGCTTTCCGACCGGGCGATATTGCGGGCAATTCATTTTTTCCGTGAAAACGCGAGGGTCGAAAAACAAACGGATTCCCTGAAAAAAGGTGACCTCTCCGAATTCCTCCGTCTGGTTCGCGCTTCGGGCGACTCTTCATTCAAATGGCTTCAAAACTGCTATGTTTCGTCAAACAGCGACAGGCAACCCATCCCCCTCGCGCTTGCCTGTACGGAGATCTTTATCGAAACCCGCGGTGAAGGCGCCTGCCGCGTGCACGGCGGCGGTTTCGCCGGGACGGTCCTGGTTTTTCTTCCGCGACGCGACCTCACCGACTATTCACGTTATATGAAACGCATCTTTTCGGGAAACCCGGTTGCGGAATTGACTATTCGGAAGCAGGGTACGCTGCGGATCGTATAG
- a CDS encoding Hsp20/alpha crystallin family protein — protein MEKKEVTKSRRICPARCDISEENGNIILRMEMPGVMKDNLDVKIDGDILVVEGKKEIPRIKEGEFLVQEIRHADYHQEFTLDDTIDRNRIEAELKKGILHLTLHIKESEKPRKINVVTK, from the coding sequence ATGGAAAAGAAAGAAGTAACAAAATCAAGAAGGATTTGTCCGGCACGCTGTGACATATCGGAAGAAAACGGCAATATCATACTGAGAATGGAAATGCCAGGCGTGATGAAGGATAATCTCGATGTAAAGATCGACGGTGATATTTTGGTGGTGGAAGGTAAAAAGGAGATTCCCCGCATAAAAGAAGGAGAATTCCTGGTTCAGGAAATCAGGCACGCTGATTACCATCAGGAGTTTACCCTTGACGATACCATCGATCGAAACAGAATCGAGGCAGAATTAAAAAAAGGGATACTGCATCTCACTCTTCATATCAAGGAATCGGAGAAGCCTCGAAAGATCAATGTGGTTACCAAATAA
- a CDS encoding Hsp20/alpha crystallin family protein — MALIRWQNRDLPYPWDKNDPWTGLKQLQEEINDLFDFDRFPTTPGLFDRSVSLPIDVVETGNEIIVTCELPGLEEKDIDVSIASNVLTIKGSRKDDREEKNKKYYRKESWSGSFQRTISLPASVNAEKISAELKHGILSVTLPKKEEVKPKQISVNIK, encoded by the coding sequence ATGGCATTAATAAGATGGCAAAACAGAGATCTTCCTTATCCGTGGGATAAGAACGATCCCTGGACGGGCTTGAAGCAGCTTCAGGAGGAGATCAATGATCTTTTTGACTTCGACCGTTTTCCGACAACGCCCGGGTTGTTCGATCGAAGCGTATCACTTCCGATTGACGTTGTGGAAACGGGAAACGAGATTATCGTCACATGCGAACTTCCCGGACTCGAAGAAAAGGACATCGACGTCTCGATTGCCTCGAATGTCCTGACCATCAAAGGTTCGAGGAAGGACGATCGAGAGGAAAAGAACAAAAAATACTACAGAAAAGAATCGTGGTCCGGCAGTTTCCAGCGGACGATATCGCTGCCCGCATCCGTGAACGCGGAGAAAATCAGCGCGGAACTCAAACATGGAATTCTCTCGGTCACCCTCCCCAAAAAGGAAGAGGTAAAACCAAAACAGATTTCCGTCAACATAAAATAG
- a CDS encoding GNAT family N-acetyltransferase has protein sequence MNIEIKENNNTDIIARINKTVQDLHTGAYPEYFKQYDYKAVRQGVADMLADKHWHSFIAYADDIPVGYLLCFIREYTENPFRCAYRGLHIDQMCVLEDYQRHNIGSMLMARAEEFAAELKLDHIELTFWDKNIHAKNFYQKYGFGEAMHFVIKKIKR, from the coding sequence ATGAATATTGAAATAAAAGAAAACAACAATACCGATATCATCGCACGGATCAACAAAACCGTGCAGGATTTGCATACCGGCGCATACCCGGAATACTTCAAACAATACGATTATAAAGCGGTCAGGCAAGGTGTCGCCGACATGCTGGCGGACAAGCACTGGCATTCATTCATCGCTTATGCCGACGATATTCCCGTCGGTTATTTGCTTTGTTTTATAAGGGAATATACGGAAAATCCCTTCAGATGCGCATACAGGGGCCTTCATATCGACCAGATGTGCGTTCTTGAAGATTATCAGCGGCATAACATCGGATCGATGCTTATGGCAAGGGCGGAGGAATTCGCCGCGGAACTCAAACTGGATCATATCGAGTTGACCTTCTGGGATAAAAATATCCACGCAAAAAATTTTTATCAAAAATACGGATTCGGCGAAGCCATGCACTTCGTTATTAAAAAAATAAAACGGTAA
- a CDS encoding lysophospholipase has translation MMNHAEGRLRGCRDYSLYFQEWIPEATVKGSVQIVHGLAEHSGRYGHVVETLVPAGFAVYAADLFGHGKSDGPRGYVETFRDFIEDERLLLNHFRAMHPPLSDKPRFMLGHSLGSIIAVHYENAYPGDFNGLVLSAFGTYSGSRVNAFMKKVLQVLSSMLPAVKIDPKLDHPNLSRDKNEMDHYYKDPHVFVDAITLRLGAEIVKNQEAVREIVKKLTLPVLIQVGSEDTIMLGHGEFGDIFTMKDRTIREYEGLKHEVYHELAGDRKTALADLLAWLESHSRTSA, from the coding sequence ATGATGAACCATGCGGAAGGCCGGTTGCGGGGCTGCCGGGATTATTCTCTTTACTTTCAGGAATGGATCCCGGAGGCGACGGTAAAAGGGTCCGTTCAGATTGTTCACGGCCTGGCTGAACATTCGGGACGGTACGGCCACGTGGTGGAGACGCTCGTACCGGCGGGATTTGCCGTATACGCTGCCGATCTTTTCGGTCACGGTAAATCCGACGGCCCGAGAGGTTATGTTGAAACGTTCCGTGACTTTATCGAAGACGAACGCCTTCTCTTGAATCATTTCAGGGCTATGCACCCTCCTCTTTCGGACAAACCCCGGTTTATGCTGGGTCATTCGCTCGGATCGATCATCGCCGTCCATTACGAAAACGCCTATCCGGGCGATTTCAACGGTCTCGTCCTGTCGGCGTTCGGAACATACTCGGGTTCAAGAGTAAATGCTTTTATGAAGAAAGTATTGCAGGTCCTCTCCTCGATGCTTCCGGCGGTAAAAATCGATCCGAAACTCGACCACCCGAATCTCAGTCGCGACAAAAACGAAATGGACCACTATTACAAAGACCCCCATGTTTTCGTCGACGCCATAACACTCCGCCTCGGCGCCGAAATCGTGAAAAACCAGGAAGCCGTACGGGAAATCGTAAAAAAACTGACGCTTCCCGTGCTCATCCAGGTCGGAAGCGAGGACACGATCATGCTCGGCCACGGGGAGTTCGGAGATATTTTCACCATGAAAGACAGGACGATCAGGGAGTACGAAGGGCTCAAACACGAAGTGTATCACGAGCTTGCGGGGGACAGAAAAACCGCCCTTGCCGATCTCCTCGCCTGGCTTGAATCGCATTCCCGTACATCGGCGTAA